Proteins from a genomic interval of Sphingopyxis sp. QXT-31:
- a CDS encoding glycerol-3-phosphate 1-O-acyltransferase, with translation MADGTPRTPIVAEDAAERLYIIDARHSVERQLLLDWIHATAGDDTPQWASLAIEDDDHALPVEMLRARLAGAPSRQVVPLRVAWRIPGFERDRALKFRHLIFGDPRHPGPLRSRLILLRDRRRAQILVGEAASLDSLRERYCAQTGGGDGEGSDSPEFAGFVARQAALALDVAERGIRGTRYKVPRFVADGLRTSPKFRAALADLAEATGRPVADLFREARPLMKEVIARPSALFLDLRARLDRMMFGGYAPEMEVDAAELARLRAILREHPTAILFTHKTYIDGATPSRLTYENDMPMLHSFGGANLDFAVMGEFFRRSGMIFIRRSFQDQPVYKLVLRHYIAWLLAKRFPLSWAFEGTRSRLGKLMPPKYGLMKYVLDAAHATGTKGVHFVPFVTSFDLILDVEEYAAEQTGRVKKAESLGWFVGYMRNLKKPSGRIRLDIGKPVVIEDAPGPEDKRALEKIAFSVAVEANRVTPLTVSSVMCLILLGTAPRGATAAELLMTIGALKEWARARGIRLSKELESGDDAALSVTVDTLVESGLLTRYEAGSENVYSIEPARHPMASYYRNIIVHHFLDRAMIEIALFQLRDADSGDATAAFWAHVDRLRDLFKFEFFYPPRDEHHEAIAAELARIDPAWEKRLASGDRGVAQLIRRCQPLVGHAVLLSFAEAYSVVADLLSRARPGEAVDEKALEAAALVEGKQAYLLRRISSEAAIGKLLFANGLSLMRHMGLAEPATPDILAARRALLMELRGLANVMESMRLSTLALADRLPPPGE, from the coding sequence GTGGCCGACGGTACGCCCCGCACCCCAATTGTGGCGGAGGACGCGGCCGAGCGGCTTTACATCATCGACGCGCGCCACAGTGTCGAGCGGCAGCTGCTTCTCGACTGGATCCACGCCACAGCGGGCGACGATACGCCGCAATGGGCGAGCCTCGCGATCGAGGACGACGACCATGCTTTGCCGGTCGAGATGCTGCGCGCGCGGCTCGCCGGGGCGCCGTCGCGGCAGGTCGTGCCGCTGCGCGTCGCGTGGCGCATCCCGGGCTTCGAACGCGACCGCGCGCTCAAATTCCGCCACCTGATCTTCGGCGACCCGCGCCACCCCGGCCCGCTCCGCTCGCGGCTGATCCTGCTCCGCGACCGCCGCCGCGCGCAGATCCTCGTCGGCGAGGCGGCCTCGCTCGATTCGCTGCGCGAGCGCTATTGCGCGCAGACCGGCGGCGGTGACGGCGAGGGGAGCGACAGCCCCGAATTCGCCGGCTTCGTCGCGCGACAGGCGGCGCTCGCGCTCGACGTCGCCGAACGCGGCATCCGCGGGACGCGCTACAAGGTGCCGCGCTTCGTCGCCGACGGCCTGCGCACCAGTCCGAAATTCCGCGCCGCGCTCGCCGACCTCGCCGAAGCGACGGGCCGCCCCGTCGCCGATTTGTTCCGCGAAGCGCGCCCGTTGATGAAAGAGGTCATCGCGCGCCCCTCGGCGCTCTTCCTCGATCTCCGCGCCCGGCTCGACCGCATGATGTTCGGCGGTTACGCGCCTGAAATGGAGGTCGACGCCGCCGAACTCGCGCGGCTGCGCGCGATCCTGCGCGAGCATCCGACCGCGATCCTGTTTACGCACAAGACCTATATCGACGGGGCGACCCCAAGCCGCCTGACCTATGAGAACGACATGCCGATGCTGCACAGCTTCGGCGGCGCCAATCTCGATTTCGCGGTCATGGGCGAGTTCTTCCGCCGCTCGGGGATGATCTTCATCCGCCGCAGTTTCCAGGACCAGCCGGTCTATAAACTGGTGCTGCGCCATTATATCGCCTGGCTGCTCGCCAAACGCTTTCCCTTGAGCTGGGCGTTCGAGGGGACGCGCTCGCGCCTCGGCAAGCTGATGCCGCCCAAATATGGCCTGATGAAATATGTCCTCGACGCCGCGCATGCGACGGGGACCAAGGGCGTGCATTTCGTGCCCTTCGTCACCAGCTTCGACCTGATCCTCGATGTCGAGGAATATGCCGCCGAACAGACCGGTCGCGTGAAAAAGGCCGAAAGCCTCGGCTGGTTCGTCGGCTATATGCGCAACCTCAAGAAGCCGTCGGGGCGCATACGGCTCGACATCGGCAAGCCGGTGGTGATCGAGGATGCGCCGGGCCCCGAGGACAAGCGCGCGCTCGAAAAGATCGCCTTCTCGGTCGCGGTCGAGGCCAATCGCGTCACGCCTTTGACCGTGTCGTCGGTGATGTGCCTGATCCTGCTCGGCACCGCGCCACGCGGCGCCACCGCCGCCGAACTGCTGATGACGATCGGTGCGCTCAAGGAGTGGGCGCGGGCGCGCGGCATCCGCCTCAGCAAGGAACTCGAAAGCGGCGACGATGCCGCCTTGTCCGTGACCGTCGATACGCTCGTCGAGAGCGGCCTGCTCACCCGCTACGAAGCGGGCAGCGAGAATGTCTATTCGATCGAGCCCGCGCGTCACCCGATGGCGAGCTATTATCGCAACATCATCGTCCATCACTTCCTCGACCGGGCGATGATCGAGATCGCGTTGTTCCAGCTGCGCGATGCCGACAGCGGCGATGCGACCGCCGCCTTCTGGGCGCATGTCGATCGCCTCCGAGATCTGTTCAAATTCGAATTTTTCTACCCGCCGCGCGACGAACATCATGAAGCGATCGCGGCCGAACTCGCGCGCATCGACCCGGCCTGGGAAAAGCGGCTCGCGAGCGGCGACCGCGGCGTCGCGCAGCTCATCCGCCGCTGCCAGCCGCTCGTCGGCCATGCGGTGCTGCTCTCCTTTGCCGAGGCCTATTCGGTGGTCGCCGACCTATTGTCGCGCGCGCGGCCGGGCGAGGCGGTCGACGAAAAGGCGCTCGAGGCCGCCGCGCTGGTCGAGGGCAAGCAGGCCTATCTGCTGCGCCGGATCAGCAGCGAGGCGGCGATCGGCAAATTGCTCTTTGCCAACGGCCTGTCGCTGATGCGCCATATGGGCCTCGCCGAGCCCGCGACTCCTGACATCCTCGCCGCGCGCCGCGCGCTGCTGATGGAACTGCGCGGCCTCGCCAACGTCATGGAATCGATGCGCCTGTCGACATTGGCGCTCGCGGACCGATTGCCGCCACCGGGAGAGTGA
- a CDS encoding wax ester/triacylglycerol synthase family O-acyltransferase has translation MLKQLSAQDAQFLYTQTANNLTHIMGVYIYDPSTAPGGFVRFKDIIRHVESRVDTSPLFKRRLHRLPFDMDHPYWVEDEHFDIEAHMSHARLPEPGDWRQFCIAVARYFSKPMDMNRPLWDIYIIEGLDRIPGIPKGSFAMLHRVHHAAVDGASGAHAFIAMSDIDAQGTPAIPEPPPSEDLGRAPSSAETLTRAWSASMQSPVKFVNALLKVSPAIVASARKSMAEGGMTAGVPETRFNAPVGPHKMFDATTVALADVAAIRKKVAGATVNDVVLTTVGGALRKYLEKHKELPKESLVAVAPINLRGKEKGAGKASTPGNQVSAMSVPIRTDIADPLDRLAAIRDYTVEAKEAKAGVSARIMTDLSQHIPGATMAAVARILTSERFAVRGTNLFISNVPGAQVPLYLAGAQLVQQHGMAPLANNMGLFIATPSYNGRIAFSIIGERAIMPDIAFFRECIDESFADLMAAEPKPEKLAPKPKAATAKPKTAAKPKPAAMAPAKSGTAPASKTKRKPVAKGNATRKTQKK, from the coding sequence ATGCTTAAACAGCTCAGCGCGCAGGACGCCCAGTTCCTCTACACCCAGACCGCGAACAATCTGACGCATATCATGGGGGTCTATATCTACGATCCCTCGACCGCGCCGGGCGGCTTCGTGCGCTTCAAGGACATCATTCGCCACGTCGAGAGCCGGGTCGACACCTCGCCTTTGTTCAAGCGCCGCCTCCACCGCCTGCCTTTCGACATGGACCATCCCTATTGGGTCGAGGACGAGCATTTCGATATCGAGGCGCATATGAGCCATGCGCGGCTGCCGGAGCCCGGCGACTGGCGGCAGTTCTGCATCGCGGTCGCGCGCTATTTCTCGAAGCCGATGGATATGAACCGCCCGCTGTGGGACATCTATATCATCGAGGGGCTCGACCGCATTCCGGGGATTCCCAAGGGCAGCTTCGCGATGCTCCACCGCGTCCACCACGCCGCGGTCGACGGCGCCTCGGGCGCGCACGCCTTCATCGCGATGAGCGACATCGATGCGCAGGGCACGCCTGCGATCCCCGAGCCGCCGCCGTCCGAAGACCTCGGTCGCGCGCCGTCGAGCGCCGAGACGTTGACCCGCGCCTGGTCGGCGTCGATGCAGTCGCCGGTGAAATTCGTCAACGCGCTGCTCAAGGTCTCGCCCGCGATCGTCGCCTCGGCGCGCAAGTCGATGGCCGAGGGCGGGATGACCGCCGGCGTCCCCGAAACGCGCTTCAACGCGCCCGTCGGCCCGCACAAGATGTTCGACGCGACGACGGTCGCGCTCGCCGACGTCGCCGCGATCCGTAAGAAGGTGGCAGGCGCGACGGTCAACGACGTCGTGCTGACCACCGTCGGCGGCGCGCTGCGCAAATATCTGGAGAAACACAAGGAGCTGCCGAAGGAGAGCCTGGTCGCGGTCGCGCCGATCAACCTCCGCGGCAAAGAGAAAGGCGCGGGCAAGGCGAGTACGCCGGGCAACCAGGTGTCGGCGATGAGCGTGCCGATCCGCACCGACATCGCCGATCCGCTCGACCGGCTCGCGGCGATCCGCGACTATACGGTCGAGGCGAAGGAGGCCAAGGCGGGCGTCAGCGCGCGGATCATGACCGACCTGTCGCAGCATATCCCGGGCGCGACGATGGCCGCGGTCGCGCGCATCCTGACCAGCGAGCGTTTCGCGGTGCGCGGCACCAATCTCTTCATCTCCAACGTGCCGGGGGCGCAAGTGCCGCTCTATCTCGCGGGGGCGCAGTTGGTGCAGCAGCACGGCATGGCGCCGCTCGCGAACAATATGGGGCTGTTCATCGCGACGCCGAGCTATAACGGCCGCATCGCCTTCTCGATCATCGGCGAGCGCGCGATCATGCCCGACATCGCCTTTTTCCGCGAGTGTATCGACGAAAGTTTCGCCGACCTGATGGCCGCCGAGCCCAAGCCCGAAAAGCTCGCACCCAAGCCCAAAGCCGCTACGGCAAAGCCGAAAACCGCCGCGAAGCCGAAGCCTGCGGCGATGGCTCCGGCCAAAAGCGGGACGGCGCCGGCGAGCAAAACCAAACGGAAACCGGTTGCCAAAGGCAACGCAACCCGCAAGACTCAGAAAAAATAA
- a CDS encoding DUF3336 domain-containing protein → MQDDRMLFTPTLSADRDLVTASDYAAWSKAAREHDRKSGMQAWRDADESKHFDYKAIRARLERLRALSAAGDVKGLLFVLNEGIHGNIDGMGHERLYAKARFGTKTLIEDYVAEVVAALDRIATSRSIGREEKRDFFRRAQHCYGRSALLLSGSGSFLFFHIGVVKALWEEGVLPAIMSGASGGSIVAAVVCTRKNADIGAFLASDRLANPARSPDTRRLAPDEVRDRLADLIPDLTFQEAYEVSGRHLNVSVAPAEKHQNGRLLNAITAPNVLIREAVLASCAVPGVFPPVMLMARDDSGARVPYQPDRRWVDGSVTHDIPTKRLERLYGVNHHIVSQANPIALPFASDTRKQMAPIEAIQHASMATFKAWLNANMVIFQKPLEWVPPINSIANLARSVINQEYTGDINIIRPPKFWSPTKILSDLAQEDIDELIDTGQRTAWPRVEMVRTQTAISRALEGILAKLDKAGDDGPGHRSAALKKAVR, encoded by the coding sequence TTGCAGGACGACCGCATGCTCTTCACCCCGACGCTCAGCGCCGACCGCGATCTCGTGACCGCGTCCGATTACGCCGCCTGGTCGAAGGCCGCGCGCGAGCATGACCGGAAATCGGGGATGCAGGCGTGGCGCGACGCCGACGAGAGCAAGCATTTCGATTATAAGGCGATCCGCGCCCGGCTGGAGCGGCTGCGCGCGCTGTCGGCGGCGGGCGACGTCAAGGGGCTGCTCTTCGTGCTCAACGAGGGCATCCACGGCAACATCGACGGCATGGGGCACGAGCGCCTCTATGCGAAGGCGCGCTTCGGCACCAAGACGCTGATCGAGGATTATGTCGCCGAGGTGGTGGCGGCGCTCGACAGGATCGCGACGTCGCGCAGCATCGGCCGCGAGGAAAAGCGCGACTTCTTCCGCCGCGCCCAGCATTGCTACGGCCGCTCGGCGCTGCTGCTCTCGGGCTCGGGCAGCTTCCTTTTCTTCCACATCGGCGTCGTAAAAGCCTTGTGGGAAGAGGGCGTCCTGCCCGCGATCATGTCGGGCGCCAGCGGCGGATCGATCGTCGCCGCGGTGGTGTGCACGCGCAAGAATGCCGACATCGGCGCCTTCCTTGCCAGCGACCGCCTCGCCAACCCGGCGCGCAGCCCCGACACGCGGCGCCTCGCCCCCGACGAAGTGCGCGACCGGCTCGCCGACCTGATCCCCGACCTGACCTTCCAGGAGGCCTATGAGGTCAGCGGCCGCCATCTGAACGTCTCGGTCGCGCCCGCCGAAAAGCATCAGAACGGTCGGCTGCTCAATGCGATCACCGCGCCCAATGTGCTGATCCGCGAGGCGGTGCTCGCCTCCTGCGCGGTGCCCGGGGTCTTCCCGCCGGTCATGCTGATGGCGCGCGACGACAGCGGCGCGCGCGTGCCCTACCAGCCCGACCGGCGCTGGGTCGACGGGTCGGTGACGCACGATATCCCGACCAAAAGGCTCGAACGCCTGTACGGCGTCAACCACCATATCGTCAGCCAGGCGAACCCGATCGCGCTGCCCTTCGCGAGCGACACGCGCAAGCAGATGGCACCGATCGAGGCCATTCAACACGCGTCCATGGCGACCTTCAAGGCGTGGCTCAACGCCAATATGGTCATCTTCCAGAAGCCGCTCGAATGGGTTCCCCCGATCAACAGCATTGCCAATCTGGCGCGCTCGGTGATCAACCAGGAATATACCGGCGACATCAACATCATCCGCCCGCCCAAATTCTGGTCGCCGACCAAGATATTGTCGGACCTGGCGCAGGAAGATATCGACGAGCTGATCGACACCGGCCAGCGCACCGCCTGGCCCAGGGTCGAGATGGTGCGCACCCAGACCGCGATCAGCCGCGCGCTCGAAGGCATATTGGCGAAGCTCGACAAGGCCGGCGACGACGGCCCGGGGCATCGCAGCGCCGCGCTCAAAAAGGCGGTGCGCTGA
- a CDS encoding alpha/beta hydrolase produces the protein MATGVLVLPQGSAAAGAALHVTHWLPEGLPKAVVLLAHGYAEHAGRYTHVAKRLTDAGYAVYAIDHWGHGRSDGTPGFVPRFTAFTDGLAELLTLVEVNHGDTPRLLLGHSMGGLISTLFLIERQSAFVAAAMSGPAIVPGAPPSRFTIWISRFLSRFFPRLGVLALDANGVSRDPAVVAAYLADPLVYTGKIGARLGKEFMDAMAAAQAGAPRITLPILLQHGEKDSLAAVAGSQYLFDHVGSADKILKIYPGLFHEIYNEPEQDAVLGDLVAWFDAHVGR, from the coding sequence ATGGCGACCGGCGTGCTCGTGCTGCCGCAGGGTTCGGCGGCGGCGGGCGCCGCGCTACACGTGACGCATTGGCTGCCCGAAGGACTGCCCAAGGCGGTCGTCCTGCTCGCCCACGGCTATGCCGAACATGCCGGGCGCTACACCCATGTCGCCAAACGGCTGACCGACGCGGGCTATGCCGTCTATGCGATCGACCATTGGGGGCATGGCAGGTCCGACGGCACGCCGGGTTTCGTGCCGCGCTTTACCGCCTTCACCGACGGCCTGGCCGAGCTCTTGACGCTCGTCGAGGTCAATCATGGCGACACCCCGCGGCTGCTGCTTGGGCACAGCATGGGCGGGCTGATTTCGACTTTGTTCCTGATCGAGCGCCAGTCGGCCTTCGTTGCCGCGGCGATGTCGGGCCCCGCGATCGTACCCGGCGCTCCGCCCTCGCGCTTCACAATCTGGATCAGTCGCTTCCTCTCGCGCTTCTTCCCGCGCCTCGGCGTGCTCGCGCTCGACGCCAACGGGGTGAGCCGCGATCCCGCGGTGGTCGCCGCCTATCTCGCCGACCCGCTCGTCTACACCGGCAAGATCGGCGCGCGGCTCGGCAAGGAGTTCATGGACGCCATGGCCGCCGCGCAGGCGGGCGCCCCGCGGATCACGCTGCCGATCCTGCTCCAGCACGGCGAAAAGGACAGCCTCGCTGCGGTCGCGGGGTCGCAATATCTGTTCGACCATGTCGGATCGGCCGACAAGATTCTCAAAATCTATCCCGGCCTGTTCCACGAAATATACAACGAGCCCGAACAGGATGCGGTGCTGGGCGATCTGGTCGCCTGGTTTGACGCGCATGTCGGGCGGTGA
- a CDS encoding alpha/beta fold hydrolase, translating to MRILLVLIFAPLISLALLYFLFPGRLVALGRWMLRKRGGTVQKSVTVDGRDWPYLEGGDPSKPLLLLVHGFAGDKDNWSMIAPYLTRDYHVIAPDLPGFGQNERNPELAYDIAAQTARLKQFADALRLERPHVAGNSMGGWIALRYALDYPDALASLTLLNNAGVNGANESDLQKQAANEDYNPLVLANLEDADRLVAMVVHKPPYLPKRLKPVFYADALKYRDQLDAIFWIIANEGRDHPLNDRLGEVKAPTLIIWGRHDRLLDVSCVPVLEAGIAGSQSHIFEHVGHVPMIEDPKATAAVMKGFLAKH from the coding sequence ATGCGTATCCTCCTCGTCCTGATCTTTGCGCCGCTAATCTCGCTGGCGCTGCTCTATTTCCTCTTCCCCGGCCGCCTCGTCGCGCTGGGCCGCTGGATGCTGCGCAAGCGCGGCGGCACCGTGCAGAAAAGCGTCACCGTCGACGGCCGCGACTGGCCCTACCTCGAGGGCGGCGATCCTTCGAAACCCTTGCTGCTGCTTGTCCACGGCTTTGCGGGCGACAAGGATAATTGGTCGATGATCGCGCCCTATCTCACGCGCGACTATCATGTCATCGCGCCCGACCTGCCGGGCTTCGGGCAGAACGAGCGCAACCCCGAGCTCGCCTATGACATCGCGGCGCAGACCGCGCGGCTCAAGCAGTTCGCCGACGCGCTAAGGCTGGAACGCCCGCACGTCGCGGGCAATTCGATGGGCGGCTGGATCGCGCTGCGCTACGCGCTCGACTATCCCGATGCGCTCGCCAGCCTGACCCTGCTCAACAACGCCGGGGTCAATGGCGCGAACGAGAGCGACCTCCAGAAGCAGGCCGCGAACGAGGATTATAATCCGTTGGTGCTGGCGAACCTCGAGGATGCCGACCGGCTGGTCGCGATGGTCGTGCACAAGCCGCCCTATCTGCCCAAGCGGCTGAAGCCCGTCTTTTACGCCGATGCGCTCAAATATCGCGACCAGCTCGACGCCATCTTCTGGATCATCGCGAACGAAGGCCGCGATCATCCGCTCAACGACCGGTTGGGTGAGGTCAAGGCGCCGACCCTGATCATCTGGGGCCGCCACGACCGGTTGCTCGACGTCAGCTGCGTCCCCGTGCTCGAAGCCGGCATCGCGGGGAGCCAGAGCCATATCTTCGAACATGTCGGCCACGTCCCGATGATCGAGGACCCCAAGGCGACCGCCGCGGTGATGAAGGGCTTTCTTGCCAAGCACTAA
- a CDS encoding NAD(P)H-dependent glycerol-3-phosphate dehydrogenase produces MRLKVGLLGGGSWGTTVAAVVSRNAPITLWARDAETVEGINGARENKKYLPGITLPSALRATNDMAAVVAGADVLVMGVPSHSFRGVLEEAKAHLRPWVPVISLTKGLELSSGKRMTELIEEVLPGHPVGVLTGPNLAREIMTGQAAASVLSMEDEIVVRALQPVFHSGLFRVYTNTDLLGCELGGVLKNIIAIAVGMGDGLGAGDNTRSALMTRGLAEITRLGVAMGGRAETFAGLTGMGDLIATCTSPLSRNRHVGVELGKGRKIDDIIAGMNMVAEGVKSAPTVIALAEKHGLAMPIAQDVYDVTQGKRDAQEVFRGLLRSSVGDEAHPG; encoded by the coding sequence ATGCGTCTGAAGGTCGGCCTGCTCGGCGGGGGCAGCTGGGGTACGACGGTGGCGGCGGTGGTGTCGCGCAACGCGCCGATCACCCTGTGGGCGCGCGATGCCGAGACCGTCGAGGGCATCAACGGCGCGCGCGAGAACAAGAAATATCTCCCCGGCATCACATTGCCGTCGGCGCTGCGCGCCACCAACGACATGGCCGCGGTCGTCGCCGGCGCCGACGTCCTCGTCATGGGCGTCCCCTCGCACAGCTTCCGCGGCGTGCTCGAGGAGGCGAAGGCGCATCTCCGCCCCTGGGTCCCCGTCATCAGCCTGACCAAGGGCCTCGAACTTTCCTCGGGCAAGCGCATGACCGAGCTGATCGAGGAAGTGCTGCCCGGCCATCCCGTCGGCGTGCTCACCGGCCCGAACTTGGCGCGCGAGATCATGACGGGGCAGGCGGCGGCGAGCGTGCTGTCGATGGAGGACGAGATCGTCGTCCGCGCGCTCCAGCCGGTGTTCCACTCCGGCCTGTTCCGCGTCTACACCAACACCGACCTGCTCGGCTGCGAACTCGGCGGCGTGCTCAAGAATATCATCGCGATCGCGGTCGGCATGGGCGACGGGCTCGGCGCGGGCGACAACACCCGCTCGGCGCTGATGACGCGCGGGCTCGCCGAAATCACGCGGCTTGGGGTGGCCATGGGCGGGCGCGCCGAGACCTTCGCGGGGCTCACCGGCATGGGCGACCTCATCGCGACCTGCACCAGTCCGCTCTCGCGCAACCGCCACGTCGGGGTCGAACTCGGCAAGGGGCGCAAGATCGACGACATCATCGCGGGCATGAACATGGTCGCCGAGGGGGTGAAGAGCGCGCCGACGGTGATCGCGCTCGCCGAAAAACACGGGCTAGCGATGCCGATCGCGCAGGACGTCTATGACGTGACGCAAGGCAAGCGCGACGCGCAGGAAGTGTTCCGCGGGCTGCTCCGCTCGTCGGTCGGGGACGAAGCGCACCCCGGTTGA
- a CDS encoding acyl-CoA dehydrogenase family protein — protein sequence MTQDYTAIREEVAKLCTQFPGPYWQAKDRAREYPSEFVAALGEAGYLAALIPEEYGGAGLPLSAAAAILEEIQRQGCNGGAVHAQMYVMGTVLRHGSEEQKARYLPRVATGELRLQAFGVTEPTSGTDTLSLKTVAKMDGDEYVVNGQKLWTSRAEHSDLMILLARTTPREQAASRTEGLSVFLVDMKEALAAGTLSIRPIDTMMNHATTEIFFDNMRIPAANLIGEEGKGFRYILSGMNAERLLIAAECIGDAKWFIEKASAYAKERVLFGRPIGQNQGVQFPIARAYAQMRAAELLVHDGIAKYEAGDNAGAEANMAKMLAAEASWAAGEACIQTHGGFGFAAEYDIERKFRETRLYQVAPISTNMILSYVAEHVLGMPRSY from the coding sequence ATGACCCAGGATTATACCGCCATCCGCGAAGAAGTCGCCAAGCTCTGCACGCAGTTTCCGGGCCCCTATTGGCAGGCCAAGGACCGGGCGCGCGAATATCCGAGCGAGTTCGTCGCCGCACTCGGCGAGGCGGGCTATCTCGCCGCCTTGATCCCCGAGGAATATGGCGGCGCCGGCCTGCCCCTCTCGGCCGCCGCCGCGATCCTTGAGGAAATCCAGCGCCAGGGCTGCAACGGCGGCGCGGTGCACGCACAAATGTATGTGATGGGCACGGTGCTGCGCCACGGCTCGGAGGAGCAGAAGGCGCGCTACCTGCCGCGCGTCGCGACCGGCGAGCTGCGGCTGCAGGCCTTCGGGGTCACCGAACCGACGAGCGGGACCGATACGCTGAGCCTGAAGACCGTCGCGAAAATGGACGGCGACGAATATGTCGTCAACGGCCAGAAGCTGTGGACCAGCCGCGCCGAGCATAGCGACCTGATGATCCTGCTCGCGCGCACCACGCCGCGCGAGCAGGCGGCGAGCCGCACCGAGGGCCTGTCGGTCTTCCTCGTCGACATGAAGGAAGCGCTCGCCGCGGGCACGCTGTCGATCCGGCCGATCGACACGATGATGAACCATGCGACGACCGAAATCTTCTTCGACAATATGCGCATCCCCGCCGCGAATTTGATAGGCGAGGAGGGCAAGGGTTTCCGCTACATTTTGTCGGGCATGAACGCCGAACGGCTGCTGATCGCCGCCGAATGCATCGGCGATGCCAAGTGGTTCATCGAGAAGGCGAGTGCATACGCCAAGGAACGCGTGCTGTTCGGGCGCCCCATCGGGCAGAACCAAGGCGTGCAATTCCCGATCGCGCGCGCTTATGCCCAGATGCGTGCGGCCGAATTGCTCGTCCATGACGGAATCGCCAAATATGAAGCGGGCGACAATGCGGGAGCCGAGGCCAATATGGCGAAGATGCTCGCCGCCGAGGCGAGCTGGGCCGCGGGCGAGGCGTGCATCCAGACGCACGGCGGTTTCGGCTTCGCCGCCGAGTACGACATCGAACGCAAATTCCGCGAAACGCGCCTCTATCAGGTCGCGCCGATCAGCACGAACATGATCCTCTCCTACGTGGCGGAGCATGTGCTGGGCATGCCGCGGAGTTATTGA
- a CDS encoding CoA transferase, producing MYNLLPDLSVIEASSFVASPTAGLYLAQMGAEVIRVDQIGGGPDFRRWPVTDNNDSLYWENLNRAKKSVALDLGRPEGRELLQALVRATGQFVTNFPVGGFLSHEVLAEGRPDLVTIRVMGWADGSPALDYTVNNAVGYPMLTGNGPEPVNHVLPAWDLLTGAYAAFALMAAIQRRAATGEGGEIRLPLSDIAIGTVANLGGIAEVMYGGANRPRLGNAVYGLFGRDFVTRDGERTMIVVVTPRQWANLITALDLGQAVATIEAARGVSFAKDDGLRFDHRDALYPLFEKAIAARDHADLAAAFDAGGIVHSPYRTMLDAANDPALVADNPIFGAADNPSGFAYPAAGAFATIPQADRQPPAPAPRNGAHSEAVLAERLGLSSGAIAALIDKGLVHQA from the coding sequence ATGTATAACCTCCTCCCCGATCTGTCGGTCATAGAGGCCTCTTCGTTCGTCGCGTCGCCGACCGCGGGGCTTTATCTCGCGCAGATGGGGGCGGAGGTGATCCGCGTCGACCAGATCGGCGGTGGTCCCGATTTCCGGCGCTGGCCGGTGACCGACAACAATGATTCCCTCTATTGGGAAAATCTCAACCGCGCGAAAAAGTCGGTCGCGCTCGACCTCGGCCGACCCGAGGGGCGCGAACTGCTGCAGGCGCTGGTGCGCGCGACGGGCCAGTTCGTCACCAACTTCCCCGTCGGCGGCTTCCTGTCGCATGAGGTGCTCGCGGAGGGTCGCCCCGACCTGGTCACCATACGCGTGATGGGCTGGGCCGACGGCTCGCCCGCGCTCGATTATACGGTGAACAATGCGGTCGGTTATCCGATGCTCACCGGCAATGGCCCCGAGCCGGTCAACCATGTCCTGCCCGCCTGGGACCTGCTGACCGGGGCCTATGCCGCCTTCGCGCTGATGGCGGCGATCCAGCGCCGCGCCGCGACCGGCGAAGGCGGCGAGATACGCCTGCCGCTGTCCGACATCGCGATCGGCACCGTCGCCAATCTGGGCGGCATCGCCGAGGTGATGTACGGCGGAGCGAACCGCCCGCGGCTGGGCAACGCCGTCTATGGCCTGTTCGGGCGCGACTTCGTGACGCGCGACGGGGAACGCACGATGATCGTCGTGGTCACGCCGCGCCAATGGGCGAACCTCATTACCGCATTGGACCTTGGTCAGGCAGTCGCCACGATCGAGGCGGCGCGCGGCGTGTCCTTCGCCAAGGACGACGGGCTGCGTTTCGATCATCGCGACGCGCTCTATCCGTTGTTCGAGAAGGCGATCGCCGCGCGCGATCATGCCGACCTTGCCGCCGCCTTCGACGCGGGCGGAATCGTCCATTCGCCCTATCGCACGATGCTCGACGCCGCGAACGACCCCGCGCTGGTCGCGGACAACCCGATCTTTGGCGCGGCGGATAACCCCAGCGGCTTCGCCTATCCCGCCGCGGGCGCCTTTGCGACCATCCCGCAGGCCGACCGCCAGCCGCCCGCCCCCGCCCCGCGCAACGGCGCGCATAGCGAGGCGGTGCTCGCCGAGCGGCTGGGGCTTTCCAGCGGTGCGATCGCCGCGCTCATCGACAAGGGACTAGTTCACCAGGCATGA